In Cynocephalus volans isolate mCynVol1 chromosome 16, mCynVol1.pri, whole genome shotgun sequence, the following proteins share a genomic window:
- the CHMP6 gene encoding charged multivesicular body protein 6 encodes MGNLFGRKKQSRVTEQDKAILQLKQQRDRLKQYQKRVTQQLERERAMARQLLRDGRKERAKLLLKKKRYREQLLDKTESQISSLETMVQSIEFTQVEMKVMEGLRLGNECLNKMHQVMSIEEVERILDETQEAVEYQRQIDELLAGSFTQEDEEAILEELDAITQEQMELPEVPSEPLPEKNPEKVSVKAKPRQADLVAAS; translated from the exons ATGGGCAACCTGTTCGGCCGCAAGAAGCAGAGCCGGGTCACGGAGCAGGACAAGGCCATCCTG CAACTGAAGCAGCAGCGGGACAGGCTGAAGCAGTACCAGAAGAGGGTCACCCAGCAGCTGGAGCGGGAGCGGGCCATGGCCCGGCAGCTGCTGCGCGACGGCAGGAAGGA GCGGGCCAAGCTGCTGCTCAAGAAGAAGCGATACCGGGAGCAACTCCTGGACAAGACGGAGAGCCAGATCAGCAGCCTGGAGACGATG GTGCAGAGCATTGAGTTCACCCAGGTGGAGATGAAGGTGATGGAGGGGCTGCGGCTTGGGAACGAGTGTCTGAATAAGATGCACCAG GTGATGTCCATAGAAGAAGTGGAGCGGATCCTGGACGAGACCCAGGAGGCCGTGGAGTACCAGCGG CAAATAGATGAGCTGTTGGCAGGAAGCTTCACTCAGGAGGACGAAGAAGCcatcctggaggagctggatgCCATCACTCAG GAACAGATGGAGCTCCCAGAGGTTCCTTCAGAGCCTCTTCCTGAGAAGAACCCAG AGAAAGTCTCCGTCAAGGCCAAGCCCAGGCAGGCAGACCTGGTGGCAGCTTCATAA